In one window of Leptidea sinapis chromosome 9, ilLepSina1.1, whole genome shotgun sequence DNA:
- the LOC126965879 gene encoding 60S ribosomal protein L10a isoform X1, with amino-acid sequence MSKLSRDTLYECVNAVLQSSKDKKRNFLETVELQIGLKNYDPQKDKRFSGTVKLKYIPRPKMQVCVLGDQQHCDEAKSLEVPCMDAEALKKLNKNKKLVKKLAKKYDAFLASESLIKQIPRLLGPGLNKAGKFPGLLSHQESMTMKIDEVKATIKFQMKKVLCLSVAVGHVDMSADELAQNVHLSINFLVSLLKKHWQNVRSLHMKSTMGPPQRLY; translated from the exons AT GTCGAAGTTATCTCGCGATACACTTTACGAGTGCGTGAATGCAGTTTTACAATCTTCAAAGGACAAGAAGCGTAACTTTTTGGAGACTGTAGAGCTTCAAATTGGTCTGAAGAACTATGACCCCCAGAAGGACAAGCGTTTCTCCGGAACCGTCAA GCTGAAGTATATTCCCAGACCAAAAATGCAAGTCTGTGTGCTTGGCGATCAGCAGCATTGTGACGAAGCTAAGTCTTTGGAAGTCCCCTGTATGGATGCCGAGGCATTGAAGAAACTGAACAAGAATAAGAAGCTTGTAAAGAAACTAGCTAAAAA GTATGATGCTTTCCTGGCATCTGAATCACTTATCAAACAGATCCCCCGTCTCTTGGGTCCTGGATTAAATAAGGCGGGCAAGTTCCCTGGTCTTCTCTCCCACCAGGAATCCATGACAATGAAGATTGATGAAGTCAAGGCTACCATCAAATTCCAAATGAAGAAg GTACTTTGTCTATCAGTAGCAGTGGGCCATGTTGACATGAGTGCTGATGAATTGGCTCAGAATGTACACTTGTCCATCAACTTCTTAGTGTCACTGCTCAAAAAACATTGGCAGAATGTGAGATCACTGCATATGAAGTCTACAATGGGACCACCCCAGAGATTGTACTAA
- the LOC126965879 gene encoding 60S ribosomal protein L10a isoform X2 — protein sequence MQVCVLGDQQHCDEAKSLEVPCMDAEALKKLNKNKKLVKKLAKKYDAFLASESLIKQIPRLLGPGLNKAGKFPGLLSHQESMTMKIDEVKATIKFQMKKVLCLSVAVGHVDMSADELAQNVHLSINFLVSLLKKHWQNVRSLHMKSTMGPPQRLY from the exons ATGCAAGTCTGTGTGCTTGGCGATCAGCAGCATTGTGACGAAGCTAAGTCTTTGGAAGTCCCCTGTATGGATGCCGAGGCATTGAAGAAACTGAACAAGAATAAGAAGCTTGTAAAGAAACTAGCTAAAAA GTATGATGCTTTCCTGGCATCTGAATCACTTATCAAACAGATCCCCCGTCTCTTGGGTCCTGGATTAAATAAGGCGGGCAAGTTCCCTGGTCTTCTCTCCCACCAGGAATCCATGACAATGAAGATTGATGAAGTCAAGGCTACCATCAAATTCCAAATGAAGAAg GTACTTTGTCTATCAGTAGCAGTGGGCCATGTTGACATGAGTGCTGATGAATTGGCTCAGAATGTACACTTGTCCATCAACTTCTTAGTGTCACTGCTCAAAAAACATTGGCAGAATGTGAGATCACTGCATATGAAGTCTACAATGGGACCACCCCAGAGATTGTACTAA
- the LOC126965890 gene encoding uncharacterized protein LOC126965890, with translation MEFFGITLHGPQNYIKDMLQENYQEPVTKEEAESLMHNIAATNKSLIDEFEKIRVIDCYIGRVNGFAYGSSQRFIKMKRKGVIKPVGPGMMYRLPPATSIEYGWWQYDPVLENKTWYITVPRRPQPSSPNTLILDKVRKNNKYATLF, from the exons ATGGAATTCTTTGGAATTACATTGCATGGACCACAAAATTATATCAAAGATATGCTTCAAGAGAATTACCAGGAACCGGTGACTAAAGAAGAAGCAGAATCTTTAATGCATAATATAGCAGCTACAAATAAGTCCTTG aTAGACGAGTTCGAGAAAATTCGTGTGATAGATTGTTACATTGGAAGAGTTAACGGTTTTGCATATGGTTCCAGTCaaagatttattaaaatgaaacgTAAGGGCGTAATCAAGCCTGTTGGTCCGGGAATGATGTATAGACTTCCACCTGCCACTTCGATAGAG TATGGATGGTGGCAGTATGATCCTGTTTTAGAAAATAAGACATGGTACATTACAGTTCCTAGGCGACCCCAGCCTTCGTCGCCAAACACCTTAATCCTGGACAAAGTTCGCAAGAATAATAAATATGCTactttattctaa